CAGGGTAATGCCACTTGCTCAAATTCAtagttaaaaacattaaatttagtTGGTAGGTACACATAGTTATATAAAgtacaaaaattttgaataaaaattctttgGTGTGCATTGTAGAGTCTCTGGCTAAATGGGCTGAACAAAAAAGAAGATGTATCTGGTTTAAAGTGAACATAAAGAACTCCACACAAGTTCCAATTCTTGCTCaagttggtattttttttataaatcagaatataaatcaaagttataaatatgtgaaaataGGTTACATTTACTGATCTGCATGGCATGCATAACATCATTCGTATTTATCGCACAATAAAGTATTACTGTTTTGCTTTTTTCTATGATGTGATACAGTAAGGcaatagtttatcgcgcgataaaaatggcgacGTGCGACAAATATTAAGTAAGTTCTTCTGTATATTTTTGGAGAAAATTTTGTAGTCAAATTTTGTACACTCTTGATTAAATcatcaatcataataatatatatatatatacatatatacgggacaaattacaccgaTCGAGTTAGCCTGGAAGTAAGTtggagacttgtgtaacgagatactaactcaacaatactatattttataataaatacttatgtagataaacatccaagacccaggccaatcagaaaaagttattttctaaCCATGcactgaccgggattcgaatccgggacctccAATGTCACAATGTCTTAACCaacttaaagaaataaaattatttactgcttattatttattttaataaaggcgCAAATTAACATCCATAGAAAGGTTTTAATTTCCACCATGCCAGAGATGACTATGTGATGATGTTCAAATGGCTGCCACTGGAATCTAAGCCCAACTTGCCTCCTGCCAGTCATACAAATCTAGGAGTTGGTGCCATTGTGCTTAATAGCATGAAGCAGCTATTGGTGGTCTCTGAAAAACATTATGATTATCCTCACTGGAAACTCCCGGGTGGTTATGTTGAAAGAGGTAAgaatgtcttaaaaaattTTGCAGCCTAACAATTTGAAGATCAATAATAATGAAAGGAAAAGTGACAACAATTGTAATTACAAATTATGATATTGTAAATCTGGGtataataagttaattattttgtttttctaagCTTCAATAAAATTCCAAAACTGTTTCTAAAATTACTTCAGCTTAAATTACCTTTCTTAGTCAGCAGGATTCACATTTCGCGTGACGAATTatcgctgtttcactttttattatgacgtgaaacaggAAAGGGAAAAAGCGCGTGCCTTGCTATTGCTACAGGGGCTAGTTAGCATTCatactattttatatatttcaggTGAAGATATCATAGATGCAGCTGTAAGAGAGGTAAAAGAAGAGACAGGAGTTGATGCTGCTTTTCAATCTCTAGTTACCTTCAGACACATACACAACATGATGTTTGGCAACTCCgacatttatatattacttatGATGAATGCTTTatctgataaaataataatgtctgAAACAGAAGTAACTGACTGTAAATGGATGAGTATAGATGAATATACAAATCATCCGAATGTTTCTGAATTTAATAGACTTGTTCTAAAGAAAGCGCTCCAGTACAAAAACAGTAAATTCAAAATGGATttccaaaagaagaattttaaatgGCCTTCATTTGTgagagaaataaattttttaaatgtggaaTTTCAATCTGATAAGTAATAGGGATGGCACGTAGTAATCTGTCCAGAAATAACGATATTAAAACCAAAGTTTACTgtaagtatgttttatttaaataatattgtacataatttgtatatattttttgcagtTGTGTACATACAGTGATAAATTTCatcttattttttgtaaaataaaacttgtatttgttggtttattgttttcttaGTCACGAATTTATATCCAGTAGGTTGATTTTATATccagtaggtatttttacaatatcttaatgtaattataagatttataatcataccttaataaaaattgtacataATTGTACAGTCAAAAGAGTTCATCGGATCAGAGAGCCATCTAAGACAGGATACCGCAttgatatatatagatatatataatctgtatgtatataacatttGTGATTGAacttttacttatataaatacatatagtccagtctattgcggggtagacaaaaaaGTTGCATGCCGCCTTAAGTATGTTAACGGTACGGtgattacctacatataatcacgtctatatcccttgcggggtagacagagccaacagttttgaaaagactaatgggccacattgagctatttggcttaatgatagaattgacatacatatagtgacaggttgctagcccgtcgcctaaaagaagaatcccaagtttataagcctatcccttagtcgccgtttacaacatccgtgggaacgagatggagtggtcctattcttttttttgttggtgccgagaaccacacggcaataccAACATTATAGAAATATTCCAGCATTGGAGGTAATTGATACTGTCAAGTcatacataggtaggtacccaGGAAAACAAGATATCAAATGGGGACATATCAAAGCCTGTCAGTGTAAATGTTAGATCTATTGTTATCAGAGCAATACTTTAATGTCTGGGGAAAAAATATTCGAGGAATTTGTCTCCATGATATCATCATAGACCGTTGTTTCCTGCTGCTGTCGTTGGTTACCTGTAAACAGAATTAAATCTTAGTTGCATGATTACCTACTACAGAGTAAGTAGTAGTTAGTTACCCTTTCGTAAGTattagataatattataaaaacatacaaaaaaattttgagagaacatatatcatatatagttaaagttattataataaaaataaaacactgtCACTATTAGCCGTTTATCCAGGCCAGGCCAACAGTGTTATCGCTTACTTTTAGTTTAACTTATTAATCCAACCTGCCCTGTCCACTGtgaattaagtattatttttaaagaggtaaaagatatttacaattttttttgctaaGCTATGATTGATGCACTTTCAGTATGTACAATtacagtacctacatacaaagaAACATTGTGTTTTTCAGTCCACTCTGCGATTATCATTTCAAGCGAAGGTCACCAAAGCGTAGCGGATGTTTTTTGAAGGCAATTACtttgaattaaaatcattACATTCGTCATAGAATAAGACTGCgctaatacatataaattacctAACAACCTGCGGTAGTTAACTACCTCAGATTTTTTTGGTCATTTAAGTGAccaaaaagtctgaaaggtcCCAGATTTAATTCTCGCTGACAATTTAATATCTCAAAACTAAGCAATGCGACAAATTCgaaattaagttattattaagtttataaattttagttaaacGCGGGCGGAAATGCGTGGGAATGATAGCAATAAGTACTTCTGTATACATAAACTTGATGTACAGTCAAAAGCATATCGACCTACCCAAATTTTCCGCAAAGTCGCCTTTATTACCGCTTCATAAGAGTTCCATGCAGGGTAAAGTCGTGCTAAATATAAGGCTCCTTATTGCG
The Amyelois transitella isolate CPQ chromosome 12, ilAmyTran1.1, whole genome shotgun sequence DNA segment above includes these coding regions:
- the LOC106142608 gene encoding uncharacterized protein LOC106142608 yields the protein MYFKMLTNCFCRFNYLYISKRIIHMSYTACNTSSNQTLSHIFIGRTDRFNGIIVDSTVEKMDDQSEFAQKLHESLAKWAEQKRRCIWFKVNIKNSTQVPILAQKGFNFHHARDDYVMMFKWLPLESKPNLPPASHTNLGVGAIVLNSMKQLLVVSEKHYDYPHWKLPGGYVERGEDIIDAAVREVKEETGVDAAFQSLVTFRHIHNMMFGNSDIYILLMMNALSDKIIMSETEVTDCKWMSIDEYTNHPNVSEFNRLVLKKALQYKNSKFKMDFQKKNFKWPSFVREINFLNVEFQSDK